In Leptolyngbya sp. O-77, the genomic window AAAAGTTCCTGCAAAATCAGTGTGAGAAGCCATTAAAACCAGGTTTGGGGCTACATTTACAATCTTGTTCGGAATAGCTAGACCAAGTGCCATGTGGCTTTCCAACTCAGTTTCGTAGCCAGCATTTGCGGTCTCACTAAAACCTTGTCCAACTCTGGTCAATCTCTGGTCAATGATCACACTCTGCACCACGGCAGACTTTAGAAACGCCTCTAAACCGCTCTACATACGCAGATGCACACTTACCGCCGCAAATTTTCATTGCAGACGAATAATCTACGAGTACTATATAGTAAGTCCGAGTCAAAAACTAGCCGTCTATCAAAATGGGATTCTAAGTAGAACCTTGTGAGTCTAGCCTGGCTGTTTATCCCAATCTCTCTGGTGGCGCTGAGCATAGCAGGCGGTTATTTTCCTCAGTTGCGCCGCGCTGTGGCGGAGTTGCCTCGTCCCCGGACGGTTCAAACCGATGCCGAATGGATCACTGCACCGCCGCGGATTTCGGTGGTGATTCCGATGTACAACGAGTCCGAAAATCTGGCGGGCTGCATTCGCTCGGTGCTGGACTGCACAAGTTTGTCTGCCGATTATCTCCGGGTGTGGGTGATTGATGACCAGTCTACCGACAGCACACTGACGCAGTTGTATGACCTGCAAGCCCAGCTTGCTGATCCCCGGCTGCATATCCTGGCGGGGCAGCCCCAACCTCCCGACCAACGCTGGTCGGGCAAAAACTGGGCCTGCTTTCAGGCGGCACAACACGCAGACGGCGACTGGCTGCTGTTTCTTGATGCAGACGTGCGGCTAAAGCCAGGGGCGATCGCCTCGATGGTGCAAACGGCGATCGCCCTTCATGCAGACCTACTCACCTGCATTCCGCAAATTGTCAACGGGTCGTTGGTGGAGTGGCTGGTGCAGCCGCTGATGTTTGTCAACGCGATGGTCACATTTAACTCTGAAGTCGTGCGCGATCCGAAATCGCCGACGACCTACGCGCTGGGCCCCTGCCTGCTGTTTTCGCGGGAGAGCTACGGAGCGGCAGGTGGCCACGGCAGCATCGGCGCAGAGGTTGCGGAAGATGTCGCTTTTGCCCGCAGGCTAAAGCATCAGGGCTTTCGAGTGGTGCATGTTATCGGCCGCGACCTGCTGAGCCTGCGGATGTATCGCTCTTTTGGAACCCTCTGGGAAGGCTGGACGAAGGTGCTATACGTCGGCGCAAACTACAGTGTGCCGCTGATGCTGCTGCTGGCGCTGGTGATGCTGTCGATTTACACCGTGCCCTGGCTGGCGCTGGCGATCGCCCTTGGTTCTCTGCTCACGGCTGGCAGTATTGCTGGCTGGATATTGCTGCTGCTGGCGATCGCCGGCCTGGGGCTGCAATATGCCATTCGCGCTATCGGAGCCCATGCCCTGGGCACAACGACGCGCTACTGGTGGCTGCATGTCCTCAGCGGCCCGCTCATCACCGCGCTGGCGATCGCCTCTATTGTCAAAGCCGAAACGGGCTGGGGCTGGACTTGGCGGGGGCGATCGCTGAAGCCGCTGCGCCGATAGCTGGGGGAGAGAGGGAGGGAGGGGGGAGAGGGAGAGAGGGGGGAGAGGGAGTGACGGGGTGATGGGATGATGGGGTGACGGGGTGATGGAAACCTATCTGAACCTAGATTGTTGGCAATCCAAAATCGGCAATCTAAAATCCAAAATCAGCATCACTCATTCAGCAGCAGGTAATACAACTGCCCTGGATGGTTGATCAGCCCAGCGCGATCGCCCGCCCGTTGCCCGCTGCCCATGTAGATATCGACGCGGCCGGGCCCGCGAATCGCGCCGCCGGTGTCCTGATCCAGCACA contains:
- a CDS encoding glycosyltransferase → MSLAWLFIPISLVALSIAGGYFPQLRRAVAELPRPRTVQTDAEWITAPPRISVVIPMYNESENLAGCIRSVLDCTSLSADYLRVWVIDDQSTDSTLTQLYDLQAQLADPRLHILAGQPQPPDQRWSGKNWACFQAAQHADGDWLLFLDADVRLKPGAIASMVQTAIALHADLLTCIPQIVNGSLVEWLVQPLMFVNAMVTFNSEVVRDPKSPTTYALGPCLLFSRESYGAAGGHGSIGAEVAEDVAFARRLKHQGFRVVHVIGRDLLSLRMYRSFGTLWEGWTKVLYVGANYSVPLMLLLALVMLSIYTVPWLALAIALGSLLTAGSIAGWILLLLAIAGLGLQYAIRAIGAHALGTTTRYWWLHVLSGPLITALAIASIVKAETGWGWTWRGRSLKPLRR